A stretch of Myroides oncorhynchi DNA encodes these proteins:
- a CDS encoding PfkB family carbohydrate kinase — MNKLLIVGTVAFDAIETPFGKTDKILGGAATYIGLSASHFKIKSAIVSVVGDDFPQEHLDLLNSKNIDTSGIEVVQGGKTFFWSGRYHNDLNSRDTLDTQLNVLADFNPVVPTDFKDADVVMLGNLHPNIQIGVLDQLTTQPKLVVLDTMNFWMNCALEELKEVLKRVDAITINDEEARQLSGEYSLVKAAEVIHTMGPKYVVIKKGEHGALLFADKDVFFAPALPLKEVFDPTGAGDTFAGGFTGYLTQSSNVSFRNMKNAIIYGSNLASFCVEEFGTCRMENLNDSDVVKRLQQFKMLTQFDIELKQ; from the coding sequence ATGAATAAATTACTGATAGTGGGGACGGTGGCCTTTGATGCGATAGAAACTCCATTCGGAAAGACAGACAAGATCTTAGGTGGTGCGGCAACGTACATCGGATTGTCTGCCTCACACTTCAAAATTAAATCAGCTATAGTGTCTGTGGTAGGAGATGATTTTCCACAAGAACACTTGGATCTTTTAAATAGTAAAAACATAGATACCTCAGGAATCGAAGTTGTACAAGGAGGAAAAACCTTCTTCTGGAGCGGTAGATACCACAATGATCTAAATTCTAGAGATACATTAGACACACAGCTTAATGTATTAGCAGACTTTAACCCTGTAGTTCCTACAGACTTTAAAGACGCAGATGTAGTGATGTTAGGTAACTTACATCCAAATATTCAAATAGGTGTCTTAGATCAATTAACTACTCAACCAAAACTTGTCGTATTAGATACTATGAACTTTTGGATGAACTGTGCTCTTGAGGAACTGAAAGAAGTATTAAAAAGAGTAGATGCGATCACTATCAACGATGAGGAAGCACGTCAACTATCTGGTGAATATTCACTAGTAAAGGCGGCTGAAGTTATTCATACGATGGGACCAAAATATGTAGTGATTAAGAAAGGTGAGCATGGTGCTTTACTTTTCGCTGATAAAGATGTATTCTTTGCTCCTGCATTACCATTAAAAGAAGTATTCGACCCTACTGGGGCTGGAGATACATTTGCAGGTGGTTTTACAGGATATTTAACACAGAGTAGCAATGTTTCGTTTAGAAACATGAAAAACGCTATTATATATGGATCCAATCTTGCCTCATTCTGTGTAGAAGAATTCGGAACATGTAGGATGGAAAATTTAAATGATAGTGATGTGGTGAAAAGACTACAACAATTTAAGATGTTAACTCAATTCGATATCGAATTAAAACAATAA